One genomic segment of Roseovarius carneus includes these proteins:
- the glpD gene encoding glycerol-3-phosphate dehydrogenase: MTNPVDLFIIGGGINGCGIARDAAGRGLSVTLAEKGDLASGTSSASTKLFHGGLRYLEFFEFRLVREALEERETLLRAMPHISWPMRFVLPYHKDMRFEAGTPTSRLLTIFMPWMRGRRPAWLIRLGLFLYDTMGGRKILPGTRRLDLHTDPAGTPLKEKYRKAYEYSDCWIEDSRLVVLNARDAEARGATIRTRTRVARARRAGDLWEITVESPDGPETHHAHALVNAAGPWAAEVIQTTIGLNSADSVRLVRGSHIVTRKLFDHDRSYFFQGEDGRIIFAIPYEGDFTLIGTTDSEHSDPQTPPECTEAEADYLRHFASRYFKREVTREDIVWTYSGVRPLYDDGASSATAATRDYVLRLETSGAAPLLNIFGGKITTYRRLAESALAELGAYFPNATGNWTAGVPLPGGDFPVDGVTKLTAALEQDYPFLGPQEARRLIRAYGTEAPHMLGAAKTRADLGQEFGAGLTEAELRWQMAHEYAQRAEDVVWRRTRLGLKMSADKIAALDTWMRAAAIGKARTGA, translated from the coding sequence GAGCGTGACCCTCGCCGAAAAGGGCGATCTGGCCTCCGGCACGTCCTCGGCCTCGACCAAGCTTTTTCATGGCGGGCTGCGCTATCTGGAATTCTTCGAGTTCCGCCTTGTCCGCGAGGCTCTGGAAGAGCGCGAGACGCTTCTGCGCGCCATGCCGCATATCAGCTGGCCAATGCGGTTCGTGCTGCCCTACCACAAGGATATGCGCTTTGAGGCGGGCACGCCCACCTCGCGGCTTCTCACGATTTTCATGCCATGGATGCGCGGGCGCAGGCCTGCTTGGCTGATCCGGCTGGGGCTTTTTCTCTACGACACTATGGGCGGGCGCAAAATCTTGCCGGGCACACGCAGGCTTGATCTGCACACCGACCCCGCGGGCACGCCGCTAAAGGAAAAATACCGCAAGGCTTATGAATATTCCGATTGCTGGATCGAAGACTCGCGCCTTGTCGTGCTCAACGCGCGCGATGCAGAGGCACGCGGGGCCACCATTCGCACCCGCACCCGTGTGGCCCGTGCACGGCGCGCGGGCGACCTCTGGGAGATCACAGTGGAGAGCCCGGACGGCCCAGAGACGCATCACGCCCACGCCCTTGTGAACGCCGCTGGCCCTTGGGCGGCTGAGGTGATCCAGACCACGATCGGCCTCAACAGCGCCGACAGCGTCCGCCTTGTGCGCGGCAGCCATATCGTCACGCGCAAGCTCTTTGATCATGACCGCAGCTATTTCTTCCAAGGCGAGGATGGGCGCATCATCTTTGCGATCCCCTATGAGGGTGATTTCACCCTGATCGGCACCACGGATTCAGAACATTCCGACCCGCAGACCCCACCCGAATGCACCGAGGCCGAGGCCGATTACCTGCGCCACTTCGCCAGCCGGTATTTCAAACGCGAGGTCACGCGCGAGGATATCGTCTGGACCTATTCCGGCGTCCGCCCACTCTATGATGACGGTGCGAGCAGCGCCACCGCCGCCACCCGCGATTATGTCCTGCGGTTGGAGACCTCCGGCGCGGCACCGCTTCTCAACATTTTTGGCGGCAAGATCACAACCTACCGCCGCCTCGCCGAGAGCGCTCTGGCCGAGCTTGGGGCGTATTTCCCCAATGCCACGGGCAACTGGACCGCAGGCGTGCCCCTGCCCGGCGGCGATTTTCCCGTGGACGGCGTGACCAAACTCACCGCAGCACTGGAGCAAGACTATCCGTTCCTCGGCCCCCAAGAGGCGCGCCGCCTGATCCGCGCCTATGGTACCGAAGCGCCGCACATGTTGGGCGCTGCCAAAACGCGCGCCGATCTGGGTCAGGAATTCGGCGCGGGCCTGACCGAGGCCGAGCTGCGCTGGCAAATGGCCCATGAATATGCGCAAAGGGCCGAGGATGTCGTCTGGCGTCGCACGCGGCTGGGCCTCAAGATGAGCGCGGATAAGATTGCAGCGCTGGACACATGGATGCGCGCGGCGGCGATTGGCAAGGC